A single genomic interval of Bacillus sp. es.036 harbors:
- a CDS encoding ABC transporter substrate-binding protein — protein sequence MKGKKKFLSVLLLSTALVLAACNGGGDESSGDGKVKLNFWTFGATNYDSLAEEYMKENPDVEINVKTSELGDHHNSLFTSISAGTGAPDLAMIEVDQLDRYREAQERFVNLYDLGADEVQGDYLDWKWNMAESTDGDFLFGLPTDIGPKAMYYNVDVFEEANLPTEPEKVKEMISSPAQFADAAKTVLDETGKPMVDSMEMAYRANMDALEKSYFNEKDELIIGKEGNEVKDAYDYAVSLYEKGYVGNYEMWTPEWATALNKGDFAVEMAPAWLKGYMTENAPEGKGNWRVSTLPSEFAGNWGGSYVTIPAETEHSEEAYEFAKWLVSPENQLKSFEESGLFPSAPSVYEMDEFVNNEDEYFGGQNTAATFAEAAKEIPAVYKGPKYVTVNDEVLTALRNVQEGADPEKEWKDAVKRIEGLVKR from the coding sequence ATGAAAGGTAAAAAGAAATTTCTTTCCGTATTGTTGCTAAGTACAGCTTTAGTATTAGCTGCTTGTAACGGGGGCGGAGATGAGTCATCTGGAGATGGCAAAGTGAAATTGAACTTTTGGACATTTGGGGCGACAAATTATGATTCTCTAGCGGAAGAATATATGAAAGAAAATCCGGATGTTGAGATTAATGTAAAAACGTCTGAGCTAGGCGATCACCATAACAGCTTATTTACATCGATTTCTGCAGGTACGGGCGCTCCGGATCTTGCGATGATCGAAGTGGATCAGCTTGATCGTTACCGTGAAGCGCAGGAGAGATTTGTGAACCTGTATGATCTTGGAGCAGATGAAGTGCAAGGCGATTACCTTGATTGGAAATGGAATATGGCAGAGAGTACAGATGGCGACTTCTTATTCGGACTTCCAACAGATATCGGTCCGAAAGCGATGTATTACAACGTTGATGTTTTTGAAGAAGCAAACTTACCAACTGAACCAGAGAAAGTAAAAGAAATGATTTCCTCACCTGCTCAATTTGCAGACGCTGCGAAAACGGTGCTTGATGAAACAGGCAAACCAATGGTTGATAGCATGGAAATGGCTTACCGCGCCAACATGGATGCTTTAGAGAAAAGTTACTTCAATGAGAAAGATGAGCTGATCATTGGCAAGGAAGGCAATGAAGTAAAAGACGCTTATGACTACGCTGTGTCTCTTTATGAAAAGGGTTACGTAGGAAATTATGAAATGTGGACGCCTGAATGGGCAACGGCTCTTAACAAAGGTGACTTTGCCGTCGAAATGGCGCCAGCGTGGTTGAAAGGCTACATGACAGAAAATGCTCCAGAAGGAAAAGGCAACTGGCGCGTATCAACACTACCAAGTGAGTTCGCTGGTAACTGGGGTGGATCTTACGTCACGATCCCGGCAGAAACAGAGCATAGTGAAGAAGCATATGAGTTTGCAAAATGGCTCGTTTCTCCTGAAAACCAGTTGAAATCATTCGAAGAGAGCGGACTTTTCCCTTCTGCGCCATCCGTGTACGAAATGGACGAGTTTGTGAATAACGAAGACGAATACTTCGGTGGTCAAAATACAGCGGCTACTTTTGCGGAAGCAGCGAAAGAAATTCCAGCTGTCTACAAAGGACCAAAATACGTAACAGTTAATGATGAAGTACTGACTGCTCTAAGGAACGTACAAGAAGGCGCTGACCCTGAGAAAGAATGGAAAGATGCGGTTAAGCGTATCGAGGGCTTAGTGAAACGATAA
- a CDS encoding small multi-drug export protein has protein sequence MFLSYLLVFVLAAIPLFELVAVIPLAIIGGLSPVLTGVLAFLGNALTVILLIVFVDKFKIWRRKRKQKQKRTKDVIQDEGETTEAHVEEVQESKKEKRARVLFDKYGLPGLTIIGPFFVGSHISAFMGMSFGSKRKMVTSWMMTSLVLWTVIMAVASTYGVAFFVPDVEDDGVLVRLFTN, from the coding sequence ATGTTTTTATCGTATTTATTAGTGTTTGTTCTAGCTGCGATTCCTTTATTTGAACTTGTTGCTGTTATCCCATTAGCGATCATCGGGGGGCTGTCGCCAGTACTAACGGGTGTACTTGCTTTTTTAGGAAATGCGCTAACAGTCATTCTATTAATCGTATTTGTAGATAAATTTAAAATTTGGAGGAGAAAACGAAAGCAAAAGCAAAAGCGTACGAAAGATGTGATCCAGGATGAGGGCGAGACGACAGAAGCACATGTCGAAGAAGTGCAAGAATCGAAAAAAGAGAAGCGAGCAAGAGTTCTTTTTGATAAGTATGGTTTACCTGGATTAACAATCATCGGTCCTTTTTTCGTCGGGTCGCATATCTCCGCGTTTATGGGAATGAGCTTCGGATCGAAAAGAAAAATGGTCACGAGCTGGATGATGACTAGCTTAGTTCTTTGGACAGTGATCATGGCGGTAGCCTCAACCTACGGAGTGGCTTTTTTTGTACCTGATGTAGAAGATGATGGCGTTTTAGTTCGTTTGTTTACGAACTAG
- a CDS encoding iron-containing alcohol dehydrogenase — protein MEQFAVFRTPQTILYGRDSFQQVGREAILRGKKALIVTDHVMMNLGYVTECQKLLKQAGVASECYTGVESEPTDEYVSEALVHLRETSCEMVISLGGGSCIDTAKAIAVLATNGGYIGDYRVNRTKAVNAPLPHLAIPTTAGTGSEATDVTVITNTTTQVKMMIKQPAFMPTVAIVDPRLSVSSPPHVTAATGIDALSHAIEAYLSKKAHPMTDTFALSAMKHLINQIEIAYSDGENIEAREAMSLGALQAGMAFTNASVCLVHGMSRPIGALFHVPHGYSNAMLLPAVLDYSKASCTDRLADLGRLFQPEIQSNEEAAGVAVVSVKRLCASLNIPNLKEWGIDETAFNKKVSKMAADALDSGSPAQNPRLPTQAELEELFKLSYNYQFTTEANIR, from the coding sequence GTGGAACAGTTTGCTGTTTTTCGTACACCTCAAACGATTCTCTATGGCAGAGATTCGTTTCAACAAGTTGGCCGGGAAGCCATTTTACGTGGAAAGAAAGCGCTCATTGTGACTGATCACGTGATGATGAATCTCGGATATGTGACTGAATGTCAAAAGCTCTTGAAGCAAGCGGGAGTAGCGAGTGAATGCTACACGGGTGTTGAATCTGAACCGACGGACGAATATGTTTCTGAAGCGCTCGTACATCTTCGTGAAACGAGCTGTGAGATGGTCATTTCACTTGGCGGAGGAAGCTGTATCGACACGGCGAAAGCCATTGCTGTCCTTGCGACAAATGGAGGATACATAGGTGACTATCGCGTAAACAGAACGAAGGCTGTGAATGCTCCGCTTCCGCATCTCGCTATTCCTACAACGGCGGGGACGGGATCTGAAGCAACGGACGTCACGGTTATTACGAATACGACGACTCAGGTAAAAATGATGATCAAGCAGCCGGCGTTTATGCCAACAGTAGCGATCGTAGATCCACGTCTTTCTGTTTCGTCTCCACCCCATGTCACTGCAGCGACAGGGATTGATGCGCTTAGTCATGCGATCGAAGCGTATTTATCAAAAAAAGCCCATCCGATGACAGATACGTTTGCTTTATCAGCTATGAAGCATCTTATCAATCAAATTGAAATCGCTTACAGTGATGGTGAGAATATAGAGGCACGAGAGGCGATGAGTTTAGGTGCCCTACAAGCGGGGATGGCTTTTACAAATGCATCGGTCTGTCTTGTCCACGGGATGTCACGTCCAATCGGAGCGCTCTTTCACGTGCCGCATGGCTATTCAAATGCGATGTTACTTCCTGCGGTTCTCGACTATAGCAAAGCTTCCTGTACCGATCGTCTTGCTGATCTCGGACGTCTGTTTCAGCCGGAGATCCAATCGAATGAAGAAGCGGCTGGGGTTGCGGTAGTATCTGTGAAAAGGCTCTGCGCGTCCTTGAACATTCCCAATCTAAAAGAGTGGGGAATTGATGAGACGGCGTTTAACAAGAAGGTGAGTAAAATGGCAGCTGATGCGTTAGATAGTGGAAGTCCGGCGCAAAATCCACGCTTACCGACACAGGCTGAATTAGAGGAATTATTTAAACTTAGCTATAACTATCAGTTTACAACTGAAGCAAACATACGATAA
- the aspA gene encoding aspartate ammonia-lyase translates to MPTTMNNTRMESDFLGEKEVPIEAYYGIQTLRAVENFPITGYRIHEELIKGFAMVKKAAALANMEVKHLYSGIGNAIVEAADELLEGKMHDHIIVDPIQGGAGTSINMNVNEVIANRAIELLGEEKGNYIVCSPNTHVNMSQSTNDSFPTAIHLSVLNMMEQLLSTMEDMHAVFEQKAEEFNHIIKMGRTHLQDAVPIRLGQEFQAYSRVIARDIKRIKQSRQHLYELNMGATAVGTGLNADPRYIEFVVKELADISGLPLVGAEDMVDATQNTDAYTEVSGALKVCMMNMSKIANDLRLMASGPRAGLGEISLPARQPGSSIMPGKVNPVLPEVINQVAFQVIGNDNTICLASEAGQLELNVMEPVLIFNLLQSLSIMKNTFRTFTDNCLKGIEANEDRLNEYVEKSVGVLTAVNPHIGYEVAARIAREAILSGASIRELCIKYDVLTEEELNLILDPYEMTHPGIAGVSLFERE, encoded by the coding sequence ATGCCGACAACTATGAACAACACAAGAATGGAATCTGATTTTTTAGGAGAAAAGGAAGTACCGATTGAAGCCTATTATGGCATTCAAACGCTACGCGCCGTAGAGAATTTTCCGATTACGGGCTACCGCATTCATGAAGAATTGATTAAAGGATTCGCGATGGTGAAGAAAGCGGCGGCGCTTGCCAACATGGAAGTGAAGCATCTGTATTCTGGCATCGGAAATGCGATCGTCGAAGCAGCGGACGAATTGCTGGAAGGAAAGATGCACGATCACATCATTGTCGATCCCATCCAGGGAGGGGCTGGCACTTCGATCAACATGAACGTGAACGAGGTGATCGCAAACCGCGCGATTGAATTGTTAGGAGAAGAAAAAGGGAACTACATTGTTTGTAGTCCGAATACGCATGTGAACATGTCGCAGTCCACAAACGATTCGTTTCCAACTGCCATTCACCTCTCCGTTTTAAATATGATGGAGCAACTACTAAGCACAATGGAAGACATGCATGCGGTTTTCGAACAAAAAGCCGAAGAGTTTAACCATATTATTAAAATGGGGCGTACCCATCTTCAAGATGCCGTACCGATTCGACTTGGACAAGAGTTTCAAGCATACAGCCGCGTGATCGCACGAGATATAAAGCGAATCAAACAATCCCGTCAGCATTTGTATGAACTGAACATGGGCGCAACCGCGGTTGGCACCGGGCTAAATGCAGATCCGCGCTATATTGAATTCGTCGTAAAAGAACTTGCTGACATTAGCGGTTTACCGCTTGTTGGGGCGGAAGACATGGTTGACGCGACGCAAAATACCGACGCATATACGGAAGTTTCCGGTGCGTTAAAAGTGTGCATGATGAACATGTCAAAAATCGCGAATGACCTGCGCTTAATGGCGTCAGGACCACGAGCAGGATTGGGCGAAATCAGCTTGCCTGCAAGACAACCCGGCTCTTCGATCATGCCAGGTAAAGTGAATCCAGTACTACCTGAAGTGATTAACCAGGTTGCTTTCCAGGTGATCGGAAACGACAACACCATCTGCCTCGCTTCAGAAGCAGGGCAGCTCGAGTTAAACGTCATGGAGCCAGTGCTTATTTTCAATCTGCTTCAATCGCTTAGCATTATGAAAAACACGTTCCGTACGTTTACAGACAACTGCTTAAAAGGCATTGAAGCGAATGAAGATCGTCTCAATGAATACGTGGAAAAAAGCGTTGGCGTTCTAACTGCCGTAAACCCGCATATCGGATATGAAGTAGCGGCGCGAATCGCGAGAGAAGCGATCCTAAGCGGTGCCTCGATTCGCGAGCTTTGCATAAAGTATGATGTGCTGACAGAAGAAGAACTGAACTTAATTCTAGATCCTTATGAGATGACGCATCCAGGAATTGCTGGCGTGTCGTTGTTTGAGCGGGAGTAG
- a CDS encoding YheC/YheD family endospore coat-associated protein: MSDHYLGIILPKSTYEAMPELQGGTRSMFMIWEKAARKHGLIPCYFRFFDIQPGVATVKAYVYKNETFHLQEILAPKVIYTRVLDYLPAYRSHLKTLMKEGHLIYNVPNYDVEKDKVHDLLAKNESVKAHLPDTELFTLANLNKMAARYNQLILKKSYGEFGMGAMKIERVKKGWRLSYKTKEGGLKQVDFTTKLPSVLLNRLRRHTYLIQEMIQLADYRGRPFDLRVATQKNQTGEWQVSGVMCKVANGGDFLTNGAQGGTTYTLEAVAPHSHPTIPYQTLVESIHQLALQTARILDQHFPHLADLGFDIGITKEGKPYFIECNFISDYVSGLFEDGRILHDEWEAVFQTPIAYGRYLMDRF, encoded by the coding sequence GTGAGCGATCACTATCTAGGAATTATTCTTCCCAAATCAACGTATGAGGCGATGCCTGAACTACAGGGAGGCACGCGCAGCATGTTTATGATTTGGGAGAAAGCAGCGAGAAAACATGGTCTTATTCCTTGTTATTTTCGGTTCTTTGATATTCAGCCAGGCGTAGCTACGGTGAAAGCCTATGTGTACAAGAACGAAACGTTTCATCTTCAAGAAATTCTAGCGCCGAAAGTCATTTACACGCGCGTGCTCGATTACTTGCCAGCTTATCGTTCTCATCTGAAAACCTTAATGAAGGAAGGGCACTTGATCTACAATGTGCCGAATTATGATGTGGAGAAGGATAAGGTTCACGACCTCCTCGCTAAAAATGAGAGTGTGAAAGCCCACCTGCCAGACACAGAGCTATTTACCTTGGCGAATTTAAATAAAATGGCGGCTCGATACAATCAGCTTATCCTTAAAAAAAGTTACGGAGAATTTGGGATGGGAGCAATGAAAATCGAACGTGTGAAAAAGGGATGGCGCCTTTCTTATAAAACAAAAGAAGGCGGGTTAAAGCAAGTTGACTTCACAACAAAATTGCCTTCTGTCCTCCTTAACCGCCTGCGTAGGCACACGTACTTAATCCAGGAAATGATACAGCTTGCTGATTATAGAGGGCGTCCGTTTGATTTACGCGTGGCGACACAAAAGAATCAAACCGGAGAGTGGCAGGTATCTGGGGTCATGTGCAAAGTGGCAAATGGGGGAGACTTTCTAACAAACGGGGCACAGGGTGGAACGACTTACACACTCGAAGCGGTTGCCCCGCACTCGCATCCAACCATTCCCTACCAAACACTTGTGGAGAGCATCCATCAATTAGCACTTCAAACCGCTCGTATTTTGGATCAGCATTTTCCACACCTAGCGGATCTCGGCTTCGATATTGGGATCACAAAAGAAGGGAAGCCGTATTTTATCGAATGTAATTTTATCTCTGACTATGTGAGCGGATTGTTTGAAGATGGCCGGATCCTTCACGACGAGTGGGAAGCCGTGTTTCAGACGCCGATTGCGTATGGGAGATACTTGATGGATCGGTTTTAG
- a CDS encoding CoA-acylating methylmalonate-semialdehyde dehydrogenase: MATTATNVLQNYINGKWVDAKTTQFQTVPNPATGEELAQVPISTREDLDDAVNVAKAAFKTWSKTPVPKRARILFKYQQLLVDNWDELAQLLTKENGKSFKEAQGEVQRGIECVEFAAGAPSLMMGKQLPDIATNLESGMYRYPVGVVGGITPFNFPMMVPCWMFPLAIAMGNTFVLKPSERTPLLANRLAELFKEAGLPDGVLNIVHGAHDVVNGLLEHKDVPAISFVGSQPVAEYVYKTGAAHGKRVQALAGAKNHSIVMADADLDAAVKEIIAASYGSAGERCMACSVVVAVDNVVEPLLQKLNEKADEIKIGNGLDEDVFLGPVIRKEHKERTENYIRKGQEEGAALVRDGRNDEAYNEEGYFIGPTIFDHVNSSMQIWKDEIFAPVLSIVRVKNLEEAIELTNESDFGNGACLFTKDGSNVRYFRENIEVGMLGVNIGVPAPMAFFPFSGWKNSFYGDLHANGSDGVEFYTRRKMLTARW, from the coding sequence ATGGCAACGACGGCAACGAACGTGCTACAAAACTATATTAACGGCAAATGGGTAGATGCTAAAACCACACAGTTTCAAACGGTCCCAAATCCAGCAACGGGAGAAGAGCTTGCACAGGTTCCTATTTCCACAAGGGAAGACCTAGATGATGCGGTGAACGTAGCGAAGGCAGCCTTCAAGACGTGGAGCAAAACGCCTGTACCAAAAAGGGCACGTATTCTTTTTAAGTATCAGCAGCTTCTCGTCGACAACTGGGACGAGTTGGCGCAGCTATTAACGAAGGAAAATGGCAAAAGCTTTAAAGAAGCACAGGGTGAAGTGCAGCGCGGCATCGAATGCGTCGAGTTTGCTGCCGGTGCGCCTTCTTTAATGATGGGGAAGCAGCTTCCGGATATTGCGACAAATCTTGAATCGGGCATGTATCGCTATCCCGTCGGCGTTGTTGGTGGGATTACGCCATTTAACTTCCCGATGATGGTGCCTTGCTGGATGTTTCCTCTTGCGATCGCGATGGGGAACACGTTCGTGTTGAAGCCATCAGAGCGAACGCCGCTACTCGCGAACCGTCTGGCAGAACTGTTTAAAGAAGCGGGGTTACCTGATGGCGTGCTGAATATTGTTCACGGGGCACACGATGTGGTCAATGGGTTACTAGAGCATAAAGATGTGCCTGCGATTTCCTTTGTCGGCTCACAGCCTGTCGCGGAATACGTCTACAAAACAGGAGCGGCGCACGGGAAACGCGTTCAAGCACTAGCTGGTGCAAAGAATCACTCCATTGTGATGGCCGACGCTGATCTCGATGCTGCCGTAAAAGAAATTATCGCCGCATCCTACGGTTCTGCGGGTGAACGATGCATGGCGTGCTCTGTCGTTGTTGCAGTTGATAACGTCGTCGAGCCGCTCCTTCAAAAGCTGAATGAAAAAGCAGATGAAATTAAAATCGGAAACGGCCTAGATGAAGATGTGTTCTTAGGACCGGTTATTCGTAAAGAGCATAAAGAAAGAACGGAAAATTATATTCGAAAAGGACAAGAAGAAGGCGCAGCCCTCGTGCGAGACGGTCGAAATGATGAAGCTTACAATGAGGAAGGCTACTTTATTGGACCGACGATTTTCGATCACGTGAACTCTTCGATGCAAATTTGGAAAGATGAAATTTTCGCTCCTGTACTATCGATTGTCCGAGTGAAAAATCTAGAAGAAGCGATTGAGCTCACGAATGAATCTGACTTCGGAAACGGCGCTTGCCTATTTACGAAGGACGGAAGCAACGTTCGCTACTTCAGGGAAAACATCGAAGTCGGCATGCTTGGGGTAAACATTGGCGTCCCTGCACCAATGGCGTTCTTCCCATTCTCAGGTTGGAAAAATTCTTTCTACGGTGATCTCCATGCGAATGGCTCTGATGGGGTCGAATTTTACACGAGGAGAAAGATGTTAACGGCTAGGTGGTAA
- a CDS encoding DUF2268 domain-containing protein, translating into MPVNPDYKTIQNEMKGVNAITVSKDVIVLFLSPTYEKEMLEYTVAHEYHHSVFLENQNGTGGMNLLNGFVFEGKADSFASHLYPEANPPWSEPLSAVEEKRVLEELRENSDSTNAEFYYTFQNGNLKKDIPKWSNYKIGFEIVESYLRHHPDVSIQEWTIMDESEMVSGSDYSEIISE; encoded by the coding sequence ATGCCGGTAAACCCAGACTACAAAACTATTCAAAACGAGATGAAGGGAGTAAATGCGATCACTGTTAGTAAAGATGTTATCGTTCTTTTCTTATCCCCTACATATGAAAAAGAAATGCTAGAATATACCGTTGCTCACGAATACCACCACTCGGTTTTTCTAGAAAATCAAAATGGAACGGGAGGAATGAACCTGTTAAATGGGTTTGTTTTTGAAGGAAAAGCTGATTCTTTCGCTTCTCATTTATATCCTGAAGCAAATCCGCCTTGGTCAGAACCGCTATCGGCTGTGGAAGAAAAGAGAGTGTTAGAGGAACTTAGAGAAAATAGCGATTCCACGAATGCTGAGTTCTATTATACCTTTCAAAACGGCAACTTGAAGAAAGATATACCAAAGTGGTCCAATTATAAAATTGGTTTTGAAATAGTTGAAAGCTATCTACGTCATCATCCAGATGTTTCTATCCAAGAGTGGACGATAATGGATGAGAGCGAAATGGTGAGTGGGAGCGATTATAGTGAAATCATTAGTGAATAA
- a CDS encoding UDP-N-acetylmuramoyl-tripeptide--D-alanyl-D-alanine ligase — translation MKNLPLRQLMPVLEGKVLSGSITKTIQNAAKYGEHLITDSSLVFILKRKPSLPLPAVHNLTVVTSNPKALKHVRDDVTVIYVENARKAYYRFVSFYRSLFQLPVIGVTGTCGKTTTKEMISWILSEKDHVVRTKLSHNGLARNLDYLLEIDDKTDRAVFEMGVSGPNQLLYSAHYFRPQIGIITAIGTDHIEGFRSQDAYIAEKAKMLKAVGKNGTILLNRDDETIRSLDLSEFTGKVLYYGQDPKAHLRAHSIQFNLQKNGMDFTLSCPEGEFACFVPGYGTHNVSNALAAIGACTLVGVKIQDAIRRLHTFRHIKSHLQFYEGKKGSLLIDDTWNTNPTSIEAALEVLVETAEGRKTVAVLGEIEELGDYAEQEHRKVGALAAEKNVDVLIAVGKNAYPICLEAAKRGMNPKAIHNVTTQAALLSLLGQLASPQTSILLKTSMRRSFSNTLQALVARSTKD, via the coding sequence ATGAAAAACCTTCCATTACGTCAATTGATGCCTGTGCTAGAAGGAAAGGTTCTTTCGGGTAGCATAACCAAAACCATTCAAAACGCGGCGAAATATGGGGAGCACCTGATCACAGATTCATCGCTCGTTTTTATATTAAAAAGAAAACCATCCCTTCCATTACCGGCAGTTCACAACCTAACCGTCGTCACCTCAAATCCAAAAGCCCTGAAGCATGTACGAGATGATGTGACCGTTATCTATGTAGAGAATGCAAGAAAAGCGTATTACCGATTTGTTTCGTTCTATCGAAGCTTGTTCCAACTTCCCGTGATCGGCGTGACCGGGACGTGTGGAAAAACGACGACAAAAGAAATGATCTCGTGGATTCTCTCAGAAAAAGATCACGTTGTTCGAACGAAATTAAGTCATAACGGACTCGCAAGAAATCTTGATTATTTACTAGAAATCGACGACAAAACGGATCGTGCTGTGTTTGAAATGGGCGTATCCGGTCCAAACCAGCTCCTTTATTCTGCCCATTATTTCCGTCCCCAAATTGGGATTATCACAGCAATAGGTACAGATCATATAGAGGGATTTCGAAGTCAGGATGCGTATATCGCAGAAAAGGCAAAGATGTTAAAAGCCGTTGGAAAGAACGGCACGATTCTTTTAAATCGGGATGATGAAACGATTCGCAGTCTTGATTTAAGTGAGTTCACTGGAAAGGTTCTTTACTATGGTCAGGATCCGAAAGCGCACCTCCGAGCCCACTCGATCCAATTTAATCTTCAGAAAAACGGCATGGATTTTACCCTTTCCTGCCCTGAAGGTGAGTTCGCTTGTTTTGTACCTGGCTACGGCACGCACAACGTTTCCAATGCCCTCGCTGCGATTGGTGCATGCACCCTTGTCGGCGTAAAGATCCAGGATGCGATTCGTCGCCTCCATACGTTCCGTCACATTAAAAGTCATTTGCAGTTCTATGAAGGAAAAAAAGGGAGTCTGCTCATCGACGATACGTGGAATACAAATCCCACTTCCATCGAAGCCGCGTTAGAAGTTCTCGTTGAAACAGCAGAAGGAAGAAAAACGGTTGCCGTCTTAGGGGAAATTGAAGAACTTGGGGACTATGCGGAGCAGGAGCACCGTAAAGTGGGCGCACTTGCCGCAGAGAAGAACGTCGATGTCCTCATCGCTGTTGGAAAGAATGCTTATCCGATTTGCCTTGAAGCCGCTAAGCGGGGGATGAACCCGAAAGCGATTCATAACGTCACAACTCAAGCAGCATTACTTTCTCTTCTCGGTCAGCTAGCCTCTCCTCAAACATCGATTCTTTTAAAAACATCAATGCGTCGATCATTTAGCAATACCTTGCAGGCGCTCGTTGCGAGATCAACGAAAGACTGA
- a CDS encoding YheC/YheD family endospore coat-associated protein produces the protein MYVIKPYEKKGQMMIVSKSSFPGLVGYSNKHVRLQFGIRSVEVTIHFSDTINEENVHLSTNVVKQLGLPLTCGYDLVVQGDKITIGPFIGILCELTNRKLTEMLPTYKSFVKGYHYIGGAIAVFSIEGIQKEKQTISGYLYDPEKNSWEVRSFPFPGVVMSIAEPSLTSSWEMFHEHMKNFDSLLGGRVFNYPHFSKWEMHQMLRPELKEHLPETALYTNVEDIHDMLNRHGNIYIKPLHGRLGKRIFNVVKNGEQIKVKYDEKRMRHEEVFTAEAESHLFFQKHLIPGAFLIQQTIPLKTHEGSVIDFRVMVAKNEKGLWENLGIYSRYGARGQIVSNITAGGHTEIARDTLKGVWKLEDKEIQRVEKEMEQIVLRSINTLEEHGYHLGNIGVDVGLDDNCQMSLIEINHQNPDPYIALMAKDRLAFYKCRFQLMRYGRYLGGF, from the coding sequence ATGTATGTGATCAAACCATACGAGAAAAAAGGCCAAATGATGATCGTTTCGAAATCATCCTTTCCTGGTCTAGTTGGATATTCAAATAAGCACGTGCGGCTACAGTTCGGAATTAGATCGGTAGAAGTAACGATTCACTTTTCTGATACGATCAACGAAGAAAATGTGCATCTTTCAACAAATGTGGTGAAACAGCTTGGACTACCATTAACGTGCGGCTATGATTTGGTTGTACAAGGGGACAAGATTACGATCGGTCCTTTTATTGGGATTCTTTGTGAATTAACGAATCGAAAATTAACGGAAATGTTACCAACATACAAAAGCTTTGTAAAAGGTTATCACTACATTGGGGGCGCAATCGCTGTGTTTTCGATCGAAGGAATTCAGAAAGAAAAGCAAACGATTTCTGGTTATCTCTATGATCCTGAGAAAAACAGCTGGGAAGTGAGAAGCTTTCCATTTCCAGGCGTTGTTATGTCGATTGCAGAGCCAAGTTTAACCTCCTCATGGGAAATGTTTCACGAACATATGAAGAATTTTGACTCACTGCTAGGAGGTCGCGTTTTCAACTATCCGCATTTCTCGAAATGGGAAATGCATCAAATGTTACGACCAGAATTAAAGGAACATCTGCCTGAAACGGCCCTTTACACAAATGTTGAGGATATCCACGACATGCTGAACAGGCATGGAAACATCTATATTAAGCCGTTACACGGTAGATTAGGGAAACGCATCTTTAATGTTGTCAAAAATGGCGAACAAATAAAGGTGAAATATGATGAGAAACGGATGAGACATGAGGAAGTATTCACGGCTGAAGCCGAAAGCCATCTCTTTTTTCAAAAGCATCTTATTCCAGGCGCTTTTCTTATTCAACAAACGATCCCTTTAAAAACGCATGAAGGGAGCGTAATTGATTTCCGGGTGATGGTTGCAAAGAATGAGAAGGGATTGTGGGAGAACTTAGGAATCTACTCAAGGTACGGAGCTAGAGGGCAAATCGTTAGCAACATAACGGCGGGTGGTCATACTGAAATTGCAAGGGACACGTTGAAAGGCGTATGGAAACTTGAAGATAAAGAGATTCAGAGAGTCGAAAAAGAAATGGAGCAAATCGTGTTACGTTCCATTAACACATTAGAAGAACACGGCTATCATTTAGGTAACATTGGTGTGGATGTTGGATTAGATGACAATTGTCAGATGTCGCTGATTGAAATCAATCATCAAAACCCCGATCCGTACATTGCGCTAATGGCTAAGGATCGCCTGGCATTTTACAAGTGCCGGTTTCAATTGATGAGGTATGGACGGTATTTGGGTGGGTTTTAG